Proteins encoded within one genomic window of Psilocybe cubensis strain MGC-MH-2018 chromosome 2, whole genome shotgun sequence:
- a CDS encoding hypothetical protein (Uncharacterized protein YEL023C) gives MDAQMADTEKGTQSTIGSGPTSPSITIDNSASSENESHLESHHIPCFCVPLSNQRFGRNLVVTIDGTANQFGLKNTNIVELYSRLVKDEGQLTYYNSGIGTYVPDSASWASFSQFISHQWDKAFASNFKTRVLKAYAWLSENYKQGDRIFLFGFSRGAYQVRVIAGMIEKVGLLHKGNTEQIPFAYDLYIATLKRKMPGAPTTSISTERPYEKSAAKGRPKETPEHLCRQFKKSLSNDKVVVHFVGSWDTVSSVGALRSECLPETTTGMEHVCAFRHALALDELRVKFLPEYANGGAGPPDRDSEPVQNEAKETVVQHAERSTMTKRGNIKEVWFAGSHSDVGGGNDDNPENDQFGPSLRWMTYEAILWGLRMKPFHKEWVPPKSRSSMTLVWTILEGLPISHLSYRDASSVTRRPHLKSPRLIQPGQLIHASVFELMHQEPGYRPKAQFSDKTKWDSALSTYLESTRDTKTLKANNIENDPYIQPSKILDTIAKRRHKVKTADYDQLLKLSFTETYNAEHILARALADESKEEPVSEATFRRIATIAKIMDRCFDIIPAEFLENYSEPPASAWEILNQLYPEHSSSRSKFLHRFANRDARLKQVEEEVDTYSRALQGKPQPARHVRLEYIKKLVVGLLDSLVLANQQPTKLSEHLHTCLPTYKQALRFLELSYSDRSALIKTLAKEIDSNFACGGEGFLDERIALFKSSFELIPTDSANQEDHLQDLLPALYQRFEETSQHEDIDEILSYNSEIQGLLSAWQPHPVASNLAATLASSCMVRFKLTSEFHYIDEALSHLQGSILNCPASDPNRADLYVIQGDWCHLRFKETGQVSYLDQADQSYHRAISIRRVYEQKDSYPKTKEAAILCDRFKLTRQRSFLDNAINFHRSSLPLISTRPHELASASFDFADALLTLFVETGEFCHLNEAIEHYESALIFNKKPRFSRAKCLNGLGVALRKRFEINRQYVDLARAIELHEEALTLCPEPYIERDNCFSGLASAFATRYSSSNQRSDYNKAVEQYHNALLLLPPSHPSRTVSLVGLATILQKPYETTNQRNVLQQATTLFRDALLLLPSHHVERADALFGLAAVLRSQFDLCFQESLQNNPRNSTKRHDTIDDSPPSYTEQLMNSFSFQVALQHYRAPLTHRGHVFNTVGLASSFQSLKLKTAPLSKATTLESSHSIDTPTSSTPLALDNPSPTGTINGADANYQSITADASFAFLDEAIKLLKETLPLRPFPHPARVESLSLLVDILERRSGNTDQAELLAYRHELANLRKSGESSGL, from the exons ATGGATGCACAAATGGCCGATACCGAGAAAGGCACCCAAAGCACCATTGGGAGTGGTCCCACTTCACCGAGCATCACCATCGACAACAGCGCAAGTTCGGAAAACGAAAGCCACCTTGAAAGTCACCATATCCCATGTTTTTGCGTCCCACTTTCCAACCAACGTTTTGGGAGAAATCTGGTCGTAACCATTGACGGAACAGCCAACCAGTTTGGACTCAAG AATACAAATATCGTCGAATTATATAGTCGTTTGGTCAAAGACGAAGGCCAACTTACCTACTACAATAGTGGAATTGGGACATACGTCCCCGATTCGGCATCGTGGGCTTCGTTCAGTCAGTTCATATCCCATCAGTGGGACAAGGCCTTTGCGTC AAATTTCAAAACAAGGGTTCTCAAAGCATATGCATGGCTTTCCGAAAACTACAAACAAGGGGATCGAATATTTTTATTTG GCTTCTCTCGCGGTGCCTATCAGGTCAGGGTTATTGCTGGAATGATAGAGAAG GTGGGCCTCCTCCACAAGGGTAACACGGAACAAATTCCATT TGCATATGATCTTTACATCGCAACcttgaaaaggaaaatgcCGGGAGCACCTACAACGTCTATTTCAACTGAGCGACCTTATGAAAAGAGCGCGGCCAAAGGAAGACCAAAGGAGACTCCCGAGCACTTGTGCAGGCAATTTAAGAAGTCGCTTTCAAATGATAAAGTTGTTGTTCACTTTGTCGGCTCATG GGACACTGTGTCGTCAGTTGGCGCTTTGCGTTCCGAATGTTTACCAGAAACAACAACCGGGATGGAGCACGTCTGCGCCTTCCGTCATGCGCTTGCTCTTGACGAGTTGAGAGTGAAGTTTCTACCTGAATATGCAAACGGCGGTGCGGGTCCGCCAGATCGAGACTCCGAACCTGTCCAAAATGAGGCAAAGGAAACTGTTGTCCAACATGCTGAAAGGTCTACTATGACAAAACGAGGCAACATAAAAGAAGTCTGGTTTGCTGGGTCCCATTCAGATGT TGGTGGCGGAAATGATGACAATCCGGAGAACGACCAGTTTGGCCCTTCTTTGCGCTGGATGACATATGAAGCGATATTATGGGGGCTGCGTATGAAGCCCTTCCACAAGGAATGGGTGCCTCCAAAATCTCGATCATCGATGACCTTGGTGTGGACCATACTCGAAGGGCTTCCAATATCGCATCTTTCCTACAGAGACGCTAGCAGCGTGACACGACG GCCCCATTTGAAAAGCCCTCGTCTTATACAACCCGGGCAACTAATCCATGCGTCAGTTTTCGAATTGATGCACCAAGAGCCCGGGTATCGTCCCAAAGCTCAATTCTCAGACAAAACGAAGTGGGATTCAGCTTTATCAACCTACCTGGAAAGTACCCGTGATACGAAGACTTTGAAGGCCAATAATATCGAAAATGATCCCTATATCCAGCCAAGCAAAATATTGGACACCATTGCGAAGCGACGGCATAAAGTTAAAACCGCGGATTATGATCAACTTCTGAAGCTATCATTTACCG AAACTTACAATGCAGAGCATATATTGGCTCGTGCTCTTGCAGACGAGTCGAAAGAAGAACCAGTATCGGAAGCAACATTCCGCCGCATTGCAACCATAGCGAAGATAATGGACAGATGTTTCGATATCATTCCCGCCGAATTCCTTGAAAATTATTCGGAGCCGCCTGCATCAGCTTGGGAAATTCTCAATCAACTTTATCCCGAACACTCAAGTTCGAGATCCAAATTTCTTCATCGGTTTG CCAATAGAGACGCTCGGTTGAAACAAGTCGAGGAAGAGGTTGATACATACAGCCGTGCCTTGCAAGGCAAACCTCAACCAGCCAGACATGTCCGTCTGGAATATATCAAAAAACTAGTGGTGGGATTGCTGGACTCCCTTGTACTGGCCAACCAACAGCCTACTAAACTTTCTGAGCACCTCCACACTTGTTTGCCCACCTACAAGCAGGCTCTTCGGTTTCTTGAACTGTCGTATTCCGATCGATCCGCTCTCATCAAAACTCTCGCCAAAGAGATTGATAGCAATTTTGCCTGTGGTGGAGAAGGTTTTCTAGACGAGCGGATAGCATTGTTCAAAAGCTCTTTTGAACTCATACCCACCGACAGTGCCAACCAAGAAGATCATCTACAGGACCTGTTGCCTGCTTTATATCAGCGATTTGAGGAAACTTCTCAGCATGAAGACATTGACGAAATTCTCTCGTACAATTCGGAGATCCAGGGTCTCCTTTCTGCATGGCAGCCCCATCCCGTCGCGAGTAATCTGGCAGCTACCTTGGCGTCTTCTTGTATGGTTCGATTCAAATTGACTAGTGAATTTCACTATATCGACGAAGCTCTTTCACATCTTCAAGGGAGCATACTCAACTGTCCTGCATCTGACCCCAATCGTGCGGACCTTTACGTCATACAGGGCGATTGGTGTCATCTTCGCTTCAAGGAAACTGGCCAGGTATCATACTTAGATCAAGCAGATCAGTCATATCATCGTGCTATTAGCATTCGCCGTGTTTATGAACAAAAGGATTCTTATCCAAAAACCAAAGAAGCAGCCATTCTTTGCGATCGCTTCAAGTTGACACGGCAAAGAAGTTTCCTCGACAATGCAATCAATTTCCATCGAAGCTCTTTGCCTCTCATTTCCACGCGGCCACACGAGCTAGCTTCAGCATCCTTTGACTTTGCAGATGCACTTCTTACCCTCTTTGTTGAAACAGGCGAATTCTGCCACTTGAATGAGGCAATTGAACACTACGAAAGTGCCCTGATATTCAATAAGAAACCTCGGTTCTCGAGGGCGAAATGTCTGAACGGACTAGGTGTTGCGCTTCGGAAACGGTTCGAGATCAATCGACAGTATGTTGACCTTGCCAGGGCCATTGAATTGCACGAAGAAGCTCTAACTCTGTGCCCTGAGCCATATATTGAACGGGATAATTGCTTCAGCGGGCTTGCATCAGCCTTTGCTACTCGTTACTCAAGTTCAAATCAAAGATCTGATTACAACAAAGCTGTCGAACAGTATCACAACGCACTATTGCTTCTTCCACCTTCACACCCTAGCAGAACAGTTTCTCTTGTTGGGTTAGCAACAATCCTCCAAAAACCCTACGAAACGACAAATCAACGAAACGTACTACAGCAAGCCACAACACTATTTCGAGATGCGCTTTTGTTGCTACCATCACATCACGTTGAACGAGCTGACGCATTGTTCGGACTTGCTGCCGTCCTAAGAAGCCAATTTGATTTGTGCTTCCAGGAATCTCTCCAAAATAATCCCAGAAATAGTACGAAACGCCATGATACCATTGATGATTCACCACCATCCTACACCGAACAACTCATGAATTCCTTTTCGTTTCAAGTGGCACTACAACACTATCGCGCTCCGTTAACACATAGAGGTCATGTCTTCAACACTGTTGGCCTTGCAAGCTCGTTCCAGAGTCTTAAGCTTAAAACTGCACCGTTATCCAAGGCCACTACTCTCGAGTCTTCACACTCCATTGACACACCGACTTCAAGCACCCCTCTGGCACTGGATAATCCATCACCAACTGGTACAATCAATGGCGCCGATGCGAATTATCAATCCATAACCGCAGACGCCTCTTTCGCTTTTCTTGATGAAGCAATAAAATTGCTCAAAGAAACTCTACCCCTGCGCCCTTTCCCTCATCCTGCTCGAGTCGAGTCTCTGAGTTTACTGGTGGATATCTTGGAGAGGAGATCAGGGAATACGGACCAAGCTGAACTGCTCGCATATCGGCATGAACTAGCCAACCTGAGGAAATCTGGAGAGTCAAGTGGTCTATAA